Proteins from a single region of Oncorhynchus nerka isolate Pitt River linkage group LG18, Oner_Uvic_2.0, whole genome shotgun sequence:
- the uso1 gene encoding general vesicular transport factor p115 isoform X2, whose product MTMNFFRGVMGGQPAGPQPTGAETIHKLCDRVASSTLLEDRRDAVRALKSLSKKYRMEVGTQAMDHLVHILQTDRSDSEILGYALDTLYNIICNDEEEEQDMAAAPPIPVSGKHKNVPVSDENAQKQDEDLGVLFTDKFLGDSENVTLLLTLLEEFDFHVRWPGVKLLTALLKNQCNQVQGVILVSPMGVSRLMDLLADSREVIRNDGLLLLQQLTKGNAAIQKIVAFENAFERLLDIITEEGSSDGGIVVEDCLLLLVNLLKNNSSNQNFFKEGSYIQRMKPWFEVGDDNSGWSAQKVTNLHLMLQLVRVMVSPVNSPGATSSCQKSMYQCGLLQQLCTILMATGVPADILTETINTVSEVIRGSQINQDYFASVNAPSNPPRPAIVVLLMSMVNERQPFVLRCAVLYCFQCFLYKNQKGQGEIVATLLPSTIDANSISAGQLLCGGLFSADSLSNWCAAVALAHALQDNLTQKEQLLRVQLATSLGKPPVSLLQQCTNILSQGDKINRRGSKVQTRVGLLMLLCTWISNCPIAVTHFLHNQENVPFLTGQISENLGEDERLVQGLCALLLGICIYYNDNSLENYTKDKLKQLIEKRIGKENFVEKLGFVTKHELYSRAAQKPQPVFPSPEQMLFDHEFTKLVKELEGVITKAVHKTSEEEKKEEEVKKTLEQHDSIVIQYKDLIRDQDTQIQELREQVSTLSLNSEQMQNQITQQQSQIQQHKDQYNILKLKLGKDSQGLSSSQGEGAHVNGLHSEELSQLREEVEELRRQHALQHTQLSDKDSLINTLRCGAAAAAQTAEGGAGGSDNTELLGEVESLRSRVQAQCAEISQLQTERLELIRRAEAVSSVPASSSESSADTVPVSELESRLAAQTTEAERLKEECRGLREGHAGLEQQLASATSTVAIEQTEKTKLLQEVQESKKEQDDLLMLLADQDQKILNLKQRLRDLGETIDEDEDELDARDQFGEDDDDDDEEEEDEENND is encoded by the exons ATGACAATGAATTTTTTCAGGGGAGTGATGGGGGGACAACCCGCGGGGCCACAGCCGACTGGAGCAGAGACG ATCCATAAGCTGTGTGACCGTGTGGCCTCCTCCACACTCCTGGAGGACCGCAGGGACGCTGTCCGAGCCCTTAAATCGCTCTCAAAG AAATATCGCATGGAAGTTGGCACTCAGGCTATGGACCACCTGGTTCACATACTGCAAACAGACAG GTCGGACTCTGAAATCCTTGGCTACGCTTTGGACACACTCTATAATATCATCTGCAACGATGAAGAGGAGGAACAAG ACATGGCGGCCGCACCCCCCATCCCTGTCTCAGGGAAGCATAAGAACGTGCCTGTGTCTG ATGAGAACGCTCAGAAGCAGGACGAAGACCTGGGAGTCCTGTTCACTGACAAGTTCCTCGGCGACTCTGAGAACGTGACACTACTACTGACTCTGTTAGAG GAGTTTGACTTCCACGTGCGGTGgccaggagtgaagctgctcacCGCTCTGTTGAAGAACCAGTGTAACCAGGTCCAGGGCGTCATCCTGGTCAGCCCTATGG GTGTTTCTAGACTGATGGACCTATTAGCTGACTCCAGAGAAGTCATCCGTAATGAT GGTCTCCTGTTGCTGCAGCAGCTGACCAAAGGCAACGCGGCCATCCAGAAGATCGTAGCGTTTGAGAACGCTTTCGAGCGTCTCCTAGATATCATAACAGAGGAGGGCAGCAGTGATGGAG GTATCGTAGTGGAGGACTGTCTCCTGCTGCTCGTCAACCTGCTGAAGAACAACAGCTCCAACCAGAACTTCTTCAAGGAGGGCTCCTACATCCAGAGGATGAAGCCCTGGTTCGAGGTGGGAGACGACAACTCTGGCTGGTCCGCCCAAAAGGTCACCAACCTCCACCTCATGCTGCAG TTGGTGCGAGTCATGGTCTCCCCGGTCAACTCTCCTGGAGCCACCAGTAGTTGTCAGAAGTCAATGTACCAGTGTGGCCTGCTGCAGCAGCTCTGCACCATCCTCATGGCCACTGGCGTGCCTGCTGACATACTCACTGAG aCCATCAACACTGTATCGGAGGTGATCCGCGGCTCACAGATCAACCAGGACTACTTTGCATCTGTCAACGCTCCCTCCAACCCCCCAAG ACCTGCCATAGTGGTGCTGCTGATGTCCATGGTCAACGAGAGGCAGCCGTTCGTGCTGCGCTGTGCCGTTCTCTACTGCTTCCAGTGTTTTCTCTACAAGAACCAGAAGGGCCAGGGGGAGATCGTAGCCACCCTACTGCCCTCCACCATCGACG ccaACTCCATCTCGGCGGGCCAGCTGCTGTGCGGGGGCCTGTTCTCGGCTGACTCCCTGTCTAACTGGTGTGCTGCAGTGGCCCTGGCCCACGCCCTGCAGGACAACCTGACCCAGAAAGAGCAGCTCCTCCGGGTGCAGCTGGCCACCAGCCTGGGCAAGCCCCCCGTTTCCCTGCTGCAGCAGTGCACCAACATCCTCTCACAG GGGGATAAGATCAACCGGAGG GGCAGTAAAGTGCAAACGCGGGTCGGTCTCCTCATGCTGCTGTGTACCTGGATCAGTAACTGTCCCATCGCTGTCACACACTTCCTGCACAACCAGGAGAACGTCCCCTTC CTGACAGGTCAGATCTCCGAGAACCTGGGGGAGGATGAGAGGCTGGTGCAGGGCCTGTGTGCCCTCCTATTGGGTATCTGCATCTACTACAACGACAACTCTCTGGAGAACTACACAAA AGACAAGCTGAAGCAGTTGATCGAGAAGCGCATTGGGAAGGAGAACTTTGTGGAGAAGCTGGGCTTCGTCACGAAACACGAGCTGTACTCCCGCGCTGCACAGAAGCCCCAGCCCGTCTTCCCCTCCCCTGAACAGATGCTGTTTGACCACGAGTTCACCAAGCTGGTCAAAGAACTGGAAG GCGTGATAACGAAAGCGGTCCACAAGACGAgcgaggaggagaagaaggaggaggaggtgaagaagaCTCTGGAGCAACACGACAGCATCGTCATCCAGTACAAAGATCTCATCAGAGATCAG GACACCCAGATCCAGGAGCTGAGGGAGCAGGTTTCCACCCTGTCTCTGAACAGTGAACAGATGCAGAATCAGATCACACAGCAGCAGTCCCAGATccagcaacacaaagaccagtACAACATCCTCAAGCTGAAACTAG GTAAAGACAGCCAGGGTCTGTCCTCCAGCCAGGGAGAGGGAGCTCACGTTAACGGGCTCCACTCAGAGGAGTTGAGCCAGctcagagaggaggtggaggagctcCGCAGACAACAcgcactacaacacacacagctcagcGACAAGGACTCACTCATCAACACActg AGGTGTggggcggcagcagcagcacagaCAGCAGAAGGTGGAGCGGGAGGGTCCGACAACACAGAGCTTCTCGGG GAGGTGGAGTCGTTGAGGAGTCGTGTCCAGGCTCAGTGTGCAGAGATCAGCCAgctgcagacagagagactggagctCATCAGGAGAGCTGAGGCAGTG tCCTCGGTCCCGGCCTCCAGCAGTGAGAGCTCGGCAGACACAGTTCCAGTATCTGAACTAGAGAGCAGGCTGGCTGCTCAGaccacagaggcagagagacttaAG gAGGAGTGTCGGGGCCTGAGGGAGGGCCATGCGGGGCTGGAGCAGCAGTTGGCGTCGGCAACGAGCACAGTGGCCATCGAGCAGACGGAGAAGACCAAGCTGCTGCAGGAGGTGCAGGAGTCCAAGAAGGAACAGGACGACCTCCTCATGCTGCTGGCCGACCAGGACCAGAAGATCCTCAACCTCAAGCAACGTCTCAGAGACCTGGGAGAGACG ATTGATGAAGACGAAGATGAGCTAGACGCCCGGGACCAATTCGGTGAAGATGACGacgacgatgatgaggaggaggaggatgaagagaacaATGACTAG
- the uso1 gene encoding general vesicular transport factor p115 isoform X4 — protein MTMNFFRGVMGGQPAGPQPTGAETIHKLCDRVASSTLLEDRRDAVRALKSLSKKYRMEVGTQAMDHLVHILQTDRSDSEILGYALDTLYNIICNDEEEEQDESEDENAQKQDEDLGVLFTDKFLGDSENVTLLLTLLEEFDFHVRWPGVKLLTALLKNQCNQVQGVILVSPMGVSRLMDLLADSREVIRNDGLLLLQQLTKGNAAIQKIVAFENAFERLLDIITEEGSSDGGIVVEDCLLLLVNLLKNNSSNQNFFKEGSYIQRMKPWFEVGDDNSGWSAQKVTNLHLMLQLVRVMVSPVNSPGATSSCQKSMYQCGLLQQLCTILMATGVPADILTETINTVSEVIRGSQINQDYFASVNAPSNPPRPAIVVLLMSMVNERQPFVLRCAVLYCFQCFLYKNQKGQGEIVATLLPSTIDANSISAGQLLCGGLFSADSLSNWCAAVALAHALQDNLTQKEQLLRVQLATSLGKPPVSLLQQCTNILSQGDKINRRGSKVQTRVGLLMLLCTWISNCPIAVTHFLHNQENVPFLTGQISENLGEDERLVQGLCALLLGICIYYNDNSLENYTKDKLKQLIEKRIGKENFVEKLGFVTKHELYSRAAQKPQPVFPSPEQMLFDHEFTKLVKELEGVITKAVHKTSEEEKKEEEVKKTLEQHDSIVIQYKDLIRDQDTQIQELREQVSTLSLNSEQMQNQITQQQSQIQQHKDQYNILKLKLGKDSQGLSSSQGEGAHVNGLHSEELSQLREEVEELRRQHALQHTQLSDKDSLINTLRCGAAAAAQTAEGGAGGSDNTELLGEVESLRSRVQAQCAEISQLQTERLELIRRAEAVSSVPASSSESSADTVPVSELESRLAAQTTEAERLKEECRGLREGHAGLEQQLASATSTVAIEQTEKTKLLQEVQESKKEQDDLLMLLADQDQKILNLKQRLRDLGETIDEDEDELDARDQFGEDDDDDDEEEEDEENND, from the exons ATGACAATGAATTTTTTCAGGGGAGTGATGGGGGGACAACCCGCGGGGCCACAGCCGACTGGAGCAGAGACG ATCCATAAGCTGTGTGACCGTGTGGCCTCCTCCACACTCCTGGAGGACCGCAGGGACGCTGTCCGAGCCCTTAAATCGCTCTCAAAG AAATATCGCATGGAAGTTGGCACTCAGGCTATGGACCACCTGGTTCACATACTGCAAACAGACAG GTCGGACTCTGAAATCCTTGGCTACGCTTTGGACACACTCTATAATATCATCTGCAACGATGAAGAGGAGGAACAAG ACGAATCTGAAG ATGAGAACGCTCAGAAGCAGGACGAAGACCTGGGAGTCCTGTTCACTGACAAGTTCCTCGGCGACTCTGAGAACGTGACACTACTACTGACTCTGTTAGAG GAGTTTGACTTCCACGTGCGGTGgccaggagtgaagctgctcacCGCTCTGTTGAAGAACCAGTGTAACCAGGTCCAGGGCGTCATCCTGGTCAGCCCTATGG GTGTTTCTAGACTGATGGACCTATTAGCTGACTCCAGAGAAGTCATCCGTAATGAT GGTCTCCTGTTGCTGCAGCAGCTGACCAAAGGCAACGCGGCCATCCAGAAGATCGTAGCGTTTGAGAACGCTTTCGAGCGTCTCCTAGATATCATAACAGAGGAGGGCAGCAGTGATGGAG GTATCGTAGTGGAGGACTGTCTCCTGCTGCTCGTCAACCTGCTGAAGAACAACAGCTCCAACCAGAACTTCTTCAAGGAGGGCTCCTACATCCAGAGGATGAAGCCCTGGTTCGAGGTGGGAGACGACAACTCTGGCTGGTCCGCCCAAAAGGTCACCAACCTCCACCTCATGCTGCAG TTGGTGCGAGTCATGGTCTCCCCGGTCAACTCTCCTGGAGCCACCAGTAGTTGTCAGAAGTCAATGTACCAGTGTGGCCTGCTGCAGCAGCTCTGCACCATCCTCATGGCCACTGGCGTGCCTGCTGACATACTCACTGAG aCCATCAACACTGTATCGGAGGTGATCCGCGGCTCACAGATCAACCAGGACTACTTTGCATCTGTCAACGCTCCCTCCAACCCCCCAAG ACCTGCCATAGTGGTGCTGCTGATGTCCATGGTCAACGAGAGGCAGCCGTTCGTGCTGCGCTGTGCCGTTCTCTACTGCTTCCAGTGTTTTCTCTACAAGAACCAGAAGGGCCAGGGGGAGATCGTAGCCACCCTACTGCCCTCCACCATCGACG ccaACTCCATCTCGGCGGGCCAGCTGCTGTGCGGGGGCCTGTTCTCGGCTGACTCCCTGTCTAACTGGTGTGCTGCAGTGGCCCTGGCCCACGCCCTGCAGGACAACCTGACCCAGAAAGAGCAGCTCCTCCGGGTGCAGCTGGCCACCAGCCTGGGCAAGCCCCCCGTTTCCCTGCTGCAGCAGTGCACCAACATCCTCTCACAG GGGGATAAGATCAACCGGAGG GGCAGTAAAGTGCAAACGCGGGTCGGTCTCCTCATGCTGCTGTGTACCTGGATCAGTAACTGTCCCATCGCTGTCACACACTTCCTGCACAACCAGGAGAACGTCCCCTTC CTGACAGGTCAGATCTCCGAGAACCTGGGGGAGGATGAGAGGCTGGTGCAGGGCCTGTGTGCCCTCCTATTGGGTATCTGCATCTACTACAACGACAACTCTCTGGAGAACTACACAAA AGACAAGCTGAAGCAGTTGATCGAGAAGCGCATTGGGAAGGAGAACTTTGTGGAGAAGCTGGGCTTCGTCACGAAACACGAGCTGTACTCCCGCGCTGCACAGAAGCCCCAGCCCGTCTTCCCCTCCCCTGAACAGATGCTGTTTGACCACGAGTTCACCAAGCTGGTCAAAGAACTGGAAG GCGTGATAACGAAAGCGGTCCACAAGACGAgcgaggaggagaagaaggaggaggaggtgaagaagaCTCTGGAGCAACACGACAGCATCGTCATCCAGTACAAAGATCTCATCAGAGATCAG GACACCCAGATCCAGGAGCTGAGGGAGCAGGTTTCCACCCTGTCTCTGAACAGTGAACAGATGCAGAATCAGATCACACAGCAGCAGTCCCAGATccagcaacacaaagaccagtACAACATCCTCAAGCTGAAACTAG GTAAAGACAGCCAGGGTCTGTCCTCCAGCCAGGGAGAGGGAGCTCACGTTAACGGGCTCCACTCAGAGGAGTTGAGCCAGctcagagaggaggtggaggagctcCGCAGACAACAcgcactacaacacacacagctcagcGACAAGGACTCACTCATCAACACActg AGGTGTggggcggcagcagcagcacagaCAGCAGAAGGTGGAGCGGGAGGGTCCGACAACACAGAGCTTCTCGGG GAGGTGGAGTCGTTGAGGAGTCGTGTCCAGGCTCAGTGTGCAGAGATCAGCCAgctgcagacagagagactggagctCATCAGGAGAGCTGAGGCAGTG tCCTCGGTCCCGGCCTCCAGCAGTGAGAGCTCGGCAGACACAGTTCCAGTATCTGAACTAGAGAGCAGGCTGGCTGCTCAGaccacagaggcagagagacttaAG gAGGAGTGTCGGGGCCTGAGGGAGGGCCATGCGGGGCTGGAGCAGCAGTTGGCGTCGGCAACGAGCACAGTGGCCATCGAGCAGACGGAGAAGACCAAGCTGCTGCAGGAGGTGCAGGAGTCCAAGAAGGAACAGGACGACCTCCTCATGCTGCTGGCCGACCAGGACCAGAAGATCCTCAACCTCAAGCAACGTCTCAGAGACCTGGGAGAGACG ATTGATGAAGACGAAGATGAGCTAGACGCCCGGGACCAATTCGGTGAAGATGACGacgacgatgatgaggaggaggaggatgaagagaacaATGACTAG
- the uso1 gene encoding general vesicular transport factor p115 isoform X1 encodes MTMNFFRGVMGGQPAGPQPTGAETIHKLCDRVASSTLLEDRRDAVRALKSLSKKYRMEVGTQAMDHLVHILQTDRSDSEILGYALDTLYNIICNDEEEEQDESEDMAAAPPIPVSGKHKNVPVSDENAQKQDEDLGVLFTDKFLGDSENVTLLLTLLEEFDFHVRWPGVKLLTALLKNQCNQVQGVILVSPMGVSRLMDLLADSREVIRNDGLLLLQQLTKGNAAIQKIVAFENAFERLLDIITEEGSSDGGIVVEDCLLLLVNLLKNNSSNQNFFKEGSYIQRMKPWFEVGDDNSGWSAQKVTNLHLMLQLVRVMVSPVNSPGATSSCQKSMYQCGLLQQLCTILMATGVPADILTETINTVSEVIRGSQINQDYFASVNAPSNPPRPAIVVLLMSMVNERQPFVLRCAVLYCFQCFLYKNQKGQGEIVATLLPSTIDANSISAGQLLCGGLFSADSLSNWCAAVALAHALQDNLTQKEQLLRVQLATSLGKPPVSLLQQCTNILSQGDKINRRGSKVQTRVGLLMLLCTWISNCPIAVTHFLHNQENVPFLTGQISENLGEDERLVQGLCALLLGICIYYNDNSLENYTKDKLKQLIEKRIGKENFVEKLGFVTKHELYSRAAQKPQPVFPSPEQMLFDHEFTKLVKELEGVITKAVHKTSEEEKKEEEVKKTLEQHDSIVIQYKDLIRDQDTQIQELREQVSTLSLNSEQMQNQITQQQSQIQQHKDQYNILKLKLGKDSQGLSSSQGEGAHVNGLHSEELSQLREEVEELRRQHALQHTQLSDKDSLINTLRCGAAAAAQTAEGGAGGSDNTELLGEVESLRSRVQAQCAEISQLQTERLELIRRAEAVSSVPASSSESSADTVPVSELESRLAAQTTEAERLKEECRGLREGHAGLEQQLASATSTVAIEQTEKTKLLQEVQESKKEQDDLLMLLADQDQKILNLKQRLRDLGETIDEDEDELDARDQFGEDDDDDDEEEEDEENND; translated from the exons ATGACAATGAATTTTTTCAGGGGAGTGATGGGGGGACAACCCGCGGGGCCACAGCCGACTGGAGCAGAGACG ATCCATAAGCTGTGTGACCGTGTGGCCTCCTCCACACTCCTGGAGGACCGCAGGGACGCTGTCCGAGCCCTTAAATCGCTCTCAAAG AAATATCGCATGGAAGTTGGCACTCAGGCTATGGACCACCTGGTTCACATACTGCAAACAGACAG GTCGGACTCTGAAATCCTTGGCTACGCTTTGGACACACTCTATAATATCATCTGCAACGATGAAGAGGAGGAACAAG ACGAATCTGAAG ACATGGCGGCCGCACCCCCCATCCCTGTCTCAGGGAAGCATAAGAACGTGCCTGTGTCTG ATGAGAACGCTCAGAAGCAGGACGAAGACCTGGGAGTCCTGTTCACTGACAAGTTCCTCGGCGACTCTGAGAACGTGACACTACTACTGACTCTGTTAGAG GAGTTTGACTTCCACGTGCGGTGgccaggagtgaagctgctcacCGCTCTGTTGAAGAACCAGTGTAACCAGGTCCAGGGCGTCATCCTGGTCAGCCCTATGG GTGTTTCTAGACTGATGGACCTATTAGCTGACTCCAGAGAAGTCATCCGTAATGAT GGTCTCCTGTTGCTGCAGCAGCTGACCAAAGGCAACGCGGCCATCCAGAAGATCGTAGCGTTTGAGAACGCTTTCGAGCGTCTCCTAGATATCATAACAGAGGAGGGCAGCAGTGATGGAG GTATCGTAGTGGAGGACTGTCTCCTGCTGCTCGTCAACCTGCTGAAGAACAACAGCTCCAACCAGAACTTCTTCAAGGAGGGCTCCTACATCCAGAGGATGAAGCCCTGGTTCGAGGTGGGAGACGACAACTCTGGCTGGTCCGCCCAAAAGGTCACCAACCTCCACCTCATGCTGCAG TTGGTGCGAGTCATGGTCTCCCCGGTCAACTCTCCTGGAGCCACCAGTAGTTGTCAGAAGTCAATGTACCAGTGTGGCCTGCTGCAGCAGCTCTGCACCATCCTCATGGCCACTGGCGTGCCTGCTGACATACTCACTGAG aCCATCAACACTGTATCGGAGGTGATCCGCGGCTCACAGATCAACCAGGACTACTTTGCATCTGTCAACGCTCCCTCCAACCCCCCAAG ACCTGCCATAGTGGTGCTGCTGATGTCCATGGTCAACGAGAGGCAGCCGTTCGTGCTGCGCTGTGCCGTTCTCTACTGCTTCCAGTGTTTTCTCTACAAGAACCAGAAGGGCCAGGGGGAGATCGTAGCCACCCTACTGCCCTCCACCATCGACG ccaACTCCATCTCGGCGGGCCAGCTGCTGTGCGGGGGCCTGTTCTCGGCTGACTCCCTGTCTAACTGGTGTGCTGCAGTGGCCCTGGCCCACGCCCTGCAGGACAACCTGACCCAGAAAGAGCAGCTCCTCCGGGTGCAGCTGGCCACCAGCCTGGGCAAGCCCCCCGTTTCCCTGCTGCAGCAGTGCACCAACATCCTCTCACAG GGGGATAAGATCAACCGGAGG GGCAGTAAAGTGCAAACGCGGGTCGGTCTCCTCATGCTGCTGTGTACCTGGATCAGTAACTGTCCCATCGCTGTCACACACTTCCTGCACAACCAGGAGAACGTCCCCTTC CTGACAGGTCAGATCTCCGAGAACCTGGGGGAGGATGAGAGGCTGGTGCAGGGCCTGTGTGCCCTCCTATTGGGTATCTGCATCTACTACAACGACAACTCTCTGGAGAACTACACAAA AGACAAGCTGAAGCAGTTGATCGAGAAGCGCATTGGGAAGGAGAACTTTGTGGAGAAGCTGGGCTTCGTCACGAAACACGAGCTGTACTCCCGCGCTGCACAGAAGCCCCAGCCCGTCTTCCCCTCCCCTGAACAGATGCTGTTTGACCACGAGTTCACCAAGCTGGTCAAAGAACTGGAAG GCGTGATAACGAAAGCGGTCCACAAGACGAgcgaggaggagaagaaggaggaggaggtgaagaagaCTCTGGAGCAACACGACAGCATCGTCATCCAGTACAAAGATCTCATCAGAGATCAG GACACCCAGATCCAGGAGCTGAGGGAGCAGGTTTCCACCCTGTCTCTGAACAGTGAACAGATGCAGAATCAGATCACACAGCAGCAGTCCCAGATccagcaacacaaagaccagtACAACATCCTCAAGCTGAAACTAG GTAAAGACAGCCAGGGTCTGTCCTCCAGCCAGGGAGAGGGAGCTCACGTTAACGGGCTCCACTCAGAGGAGTTGAGCCAGctcagagaggaggtggaggagctcCGCAGACAACAcgcactacaacacacacagctcagcGACAAGGACTCACTCATCAACACActg AGGTGTggggcggcagcagcagcacagaCAGCAGAAGGTGGAGCGGGAGGGTCCGACAACACAGAGCTTCTCGGG GAGGTGGAGTCGTTGAGGAGTCGTGTCCAGGCTCAGTGTGCAGAGATCAGCCAgctgcagacagagagactggagctCATCAGGAGAGCTGAGGCAGTG tCCTCGGTCCCGGCCTCCAGCAGTGAGAGCTCGGCAGACACAGTTCCAGTATCTGAACTAGAGAGCAGGCTGGCTGCTCAGaccacagaggcagagagacttaAG gAGGAGTGTCGGGGCCTGAGGGAGGGCCATGCGGGGCTGGAGCAGCAGTTGGCGTCGGCAACGAGCACAGTGGCCATCGAGCAGACGGAGAAGACCAAGCTGCTGCAGGAGGTGCAGGAGTCCAAGAAGGAACAGGACGACCTCCTCATGCTGCTGGCCGACCAGGACCAGAAGATCCTCAACCTCAAGCAACGTCTCAGAGACCTGGGAGAGACG ATTGATGAAGACGAAGATGAGCTAGACGCCCGGGACCAATTCGGTGAAGATGACGacgacgatgatgaggaggaggaggatgaagagaacaATGACTAG